One Bombus pyrosoma isolate SC7728 linkage group LG11, ASM1482585v1, whole genome shotgun sequence DNA segment encodes these proteins:
- the LOC122573135 gene encoding feline leukemia virus subgroup C receptor-related protein 2-like, translating into MRMTEEKDLNEVLCVNNLVKVVNGNEKNNGNPLETKVYKRRWLMLGLFILYTGMSNFQWIQYSIISNIVSRYYGVSSLTVDWTAMTFMGYYVIFIFPATYMVDRVGFRWTNIIGCGATCLGSWIKVLSVSPDRFYVTFIGQSLVASTQTIILTLPGRLAAQWFAANELSTATSLSIFGTQMGIALSFLITPIIVKNHENLDDIGTGLSHLFWTVAIIMTIAFILVITLFEDDPKLPPSKTRALQKLNRMELEENIMQPIKRLFRNKSYLILCNSYGLSIGVLNVVGTLLNQMYLAHFEHGEEDAGKIGLAMIITGMIGAVTFGVILDKTHKYKETTVIVYFLALCGQLFFSTFMWLEMKWMVYLSAIFLGYFLVGYVALGYEMCAEYTYPESEEITAGILNVANNVYGIVLILIMGRLLEVYGDIPVHVGLCMALLIGFIMTVLTKDVQRRQDARKGVHYVGVKQSEKNNECNGHEKK; encoded by the exons ATGAGAATGACAGAGGAAAAGGATCTGAACGAAGTATTGTGCGTGAATAATTTGGTGAAGGTAGTAAATGGCAATGAAAAGAACAACGGTAATCCACTGGAGACGAAAGTATACAAGAGACGATGGCTGATGTTGGGGTTGTTTATTCTGTACACGGGAATGAGCAACTTTCAGTGGATTCAGTATTCTATAATCAGCAACATAGTTAGCAG GTACTATGGCGTTTCTTCATTGACTGTCGATTGGACAGCAATGACGTTCATGGGATATTAcgtgattttcatttttcctgcTACATATATGGTGGATCGAGTCGGATTTAGATGGACTAACATTATAGGCTGTGGTGCTACCTGTCTTGGTTCGTGGATCAAAGTTTTGTCCGTCAGTCCTGACAGATTTTACGTCACCTTCATTGGACAGTCTCTAGTTGCTTCTACACAG ACGATAATTCTAACATTACCTGGACGTCTGGCAGCGCAATGGTTTGCCGCCAATGAACTTTCCACAGCTACGTCATTAAGCATTTTTGGTACCCAGATGGGGATAGCCTTAAGTTTCTTAATTACACCGATAATCGTGAAGAATCATGAAAATCTTGACGATATTGGCACGGGCTTGTCGCACCTTTTCTGGACCGTAGCTATCATCATGACGATTGCGTTCATATTAGTTATAACAT TATTCGAGGACGATCCAAAATTACCGCCGAGCAAAACGCGGGctctacaaaaattaaatcgaatggaacttgaagaaaatattatgcaaCCCATTAAGAGATTGTTCAGAAACAAAAGTTATTTGATTCTCTGCAATTCGTACGGTTTGAGCATCGGTGTGTTGAACGTCGTAGGAACGTTACTAAATCAAATGTATCTCGCACACTTCGAG CACGGTGAGGAAGACGCGGGTAAAATCGGTTTGGCCATGATCATTACAGGAATGATAGGTGCTGTCACTTTTGGAGTGATTCTCGATAAGACACATAAATACAA GGAAACAACCGTAATCGTGTATTTTCTCGCACTGTGTGGACAGCTATTCTTTTCTACGTTCATGTGGCTCGAAATGAAATGGATGGTATACCTGTCGGCTATTTTTCTCGG GTACTTCCTAGTCGGTTACGTAGCCTTAGGATACGAAATGTGCGCGGAATACACGTACCCAGAGTCCGAGGAGATAACGGCGGGAATTTTGAACGTGGCTAATAACGTTTACGGAATTGTTCTCATTCTGATAATGGGACGATTGCTGGAAGTATACGGGGATATTCCGGTGCACGTGGGACTTTGTATGGCGCTGCTCATCGGTTTCATCATGACCGTGTTGACGAAGGACGTGCAAAGGCGTCAGGATGCCAGAAAGGGCGTGCATTACGTAGGAGTTAAACAAAGTGAGAAAAACAACGAGTGCAATGGACacgagaaaaaataa